DNA from Leptospira bandrabouensis:
CACACGAGCATCTTTTCGTTTTTGTTTTGCTCCACCATACTTACTATAACTATCTGAAAATATTGACTGCTTTGAATCGGCCATTTTAACTTCCTTTATACGAGACTAACAAACGTTTCACAGTTGATATTCTCGTTTTTTATTTCGCTTGTTTCCAAAAATTTAGAATCCATTTCTACAGATTCTAATCTATTTATAAATTGATTTACGTTTGTGATTGTCAAAAGTTCTCTTTTTGTTTTCTCAGGGAATCCTGTATTCTCTATATATCTTATAAAATGCTTTCGAAAAAGTATTAATCCATAATCATCTTCAGAAGGATAAAAATTTAACATTAAGTTTAAATGTTCTAAAATAACTTCCTTAATTTCTAACCAACTAACCTTTTCCTTAGGTTTCTCTGAAAAAATCCAAGGATTTCCGATGGCCTTGCGACCAATAAGAACAAGATCCACGCCATATTTTTTTTTCTTATTGAGTGCCTCAGAAAAACTGGCCACATCGCCATTTCCAAAAATAGGCACCTTTGCTTTGGATTTGATCTCACCAATCGCATTCCAATCGGCAACACCAGTATAAGCCATTGCCTTTGTCCTTCCGTGAACGGAAATGGCCGATACACCCGAACCTTCTAATACTTTGACTGTTTCTAAATAATTTAAGGAATTGGAATCCCAACCAAGCCGAATCTTTGCAGTGACAGGAAGGTTTGTTTTTTTGCGAATCCCTTCAATCATTGCACCCGCCAAACGAACATTGCGTAATAGCCCAGCTCCTGATCCGTGGTGGGAGACTTTGGCAACAGAACATCCCATATTCAAGTCTATGACATCCGGTTTTTTAGAGGCTGCTATTTCCGAAGCATTGATTACAGTTTCTAAATCTGATCCGAAAATTTGAAAAAAAATCGGCCTTTCTGTTTCTAAGTAACGAAACATATCCAACGACTTTGTATTCCCCATTAACAATTGTTCTGTGGACACAAACTCAGTATATGCAAAAGCAGAACCATATCGTCTTGTAATTTGCCTGTAGGGACTATCGGAAATACCAGCCATCGGCGAAAGAACAACATCTCCTTTGATTGTCACTCCCCCGATGGTAATCATAATTCCTCTTTATTCTGGTTCGGACTCTGAATCTCTAACGACTGCAAAGTCTTTTACAAAGTCTTCATCTTTGGTATTCACTACTTTGACACCCATGGCAGAGCGACCCACCATCGAAATCGTTTTTACTTCGACTCGGATGGTCATACCTGATTGTGTAATGACAAGAAGTTCATCCTCTTCTCTTACCGAAGAGATTCCCACGGCACGACCATTCTTTTCACCAATTTTTAAATAGGTCATTCCTTTCCCACCACGACCTTTGGTAGAAAATTCTTCGAAATCAGTGCGTTTACCAAATCCGTTTTCGGAAACACAGAATAAATTGGTTCCTGGTTCTACTTTGGTAATTCCTGCAATCGCATCATCATCTTCCAACTTCATCGCTGTGACACCAGAAGCGGTTCGACCTTGTGACCGAAGTTCGTTCAAATTCATTCGGATTGCGAGTCCATTTTTACTTCCAATGAACACATCATAGTTATTTGGGTTAGCAATCACATCAATGAGCTCATCTCCTTCACGAAGACCGATGGCAATGATACCGGATTTTTTGGTGTTAGTGAATTCATCCAATTGGATCTTTTTCACAAACCCATCTCTTGTTACCATAAGCAAATAGGATTCGTCAAAATTTCTGAAAGTGAATAACGAAGTAATGATCTCATCATCATTTAAGTTGATCACGGCTTTTAATGATTTTCCTCTTGCTTCCTTCGAACCGATAGGTAGTTCATAAACTTTCATAAGGAAGGCTCTACCTTTATTGGAAAAGAGCATTAAGTTATCGTGAGTCATGGCACTACTTAGTTTTTTAACAAAGTCTTCTCTTTTTGTCGAGATTCCTTGGACTCCTTTTCCGCCTCGTTTTTGGCGACGGAATGTATCCATAGGAAGACGTTTGATAAACATATCTTCTGATAACTGAACCACTACTTCTTCATCTGCAATCAAATCTTCCGCGTTAAAGGTTGATGATTCCAGAGATTCCAAACTAATCTCTGTGGAACGATTATTTCCAAAAGATTGAGACACTTTTCCAAGTTCGTCACAAATGATGGATTTCACTCGTTCTGGTTTGGCAAGAATGTCTTCTAGGTCAGCAATAAGAAGGCGAACTTGTTCCAACTCTTCAATGATTTTTTGTACTTCCAATGAAGTGAGTCGTTGCAATCGCATTTCCAGAATCGCATCCGCTTGGATTTCAGAAAGTGAAAACGTTGCCATGAGGGAACTTTGTGCTTCTTTTACATCTTTAGAGGCACGTATGATACGTATCACTTCATCGATATTATCAAGAGCAATGCGTAATCCTTCTAAAATGTGTGCTCTTTTTTGTGCTTTATCTAAATCAAATTCAGTACGTTTGACAACGACTTCATTTCTATGATCTGCATAGGATTTTAGAATTTCTTTTAGTGAAAAGATTTTTGGGCGATTGTTTAAAATCGCAAGCATTGTGATTCCATAACTCACTTGTAGTTGTGTGAGTTTGAAAAGTTGGTTTAGAATGACCTGTGCATTGGCATCTTTTTTAACATGAATCTCAACTCGAATTCCCTTTCTATCGGAAAGATCTAAAATTTCAGAGATACCTTCTATGATCTTCTCATTCACAAGTTCCCCGATTTTTTCGAGTAAGTTCTTTTTGTTTACTTGGTATGGAATTTCATTAATGACAATAATCTCTCGACCTTTGTTGTTTTCGATTATATCAACTTTGGATCGAATGCGAATGGAACCTTTCCCAGTAGCATAGGCTTGGTATAAACCTTCCCCACCAATGATGGTTCCTCCAGTTGGGAAATCAGGTCCTGGAAGAATTTTCATTAGTTCCGGCAGTGTGATGTCTGGGTTTTGAATGAGAGCAATGACAGCATTTACCGATTCTTTTAAGTTATGCGGTGGAATGTTCGTAGCCATACCCACAGCAATCCCTGTTGAACCGTTTACTAAAATATTTGGAAAATTTGCTGGTAAAACATCCGGCTGTTGTCTCGTATCATCAAAGTTTGGTGAAAAACTGACTGTATTTTTTTCGATGTCTTTAAGAAGTTCTTCCGCAAGTTTCGTAAGTTTAGCTTCTGTATAACGATAAGCCGCAGCATTATCACCGTCGACAGATCCAAAGTTTCCTTGCCCATCGATCAAAGTTTCTCGCATGGAAAAAGTTTGGGCCATACGAACCATCGTTTCATAAACTGCTGAGTCACCATGCGGGTGGTAGTTACCAATCACTTCCCCAACAATTTTCGCAGATTTTACATAAGGACGATCTGATCTCCAGGCTCTTTCATTCATCGCATGAAGAATACGTCTATGAACAGGTTTTAATCCATCTCTAACATCAGGAAGGGCTCGACCAACAATTACACTCATCGCATAATCAAGGTAAGCTTCCTTCATTTGGTCTTCAATTTCCACCGGAATGACCCGCACACCGGCTTTCAGTGCACCGGCTACGTCTGGTCTACCGGAAAGATTCAGTGCTAGGGTTTTGTTTGATTCGTTTTCTTGGCCGTTTTGTTCGGTCATTTTTTTATCCTAATTCCGATTAAAGATCTAAATTTGCAACTTTGTAAGAATTCGCTTCGATGAAACGACGACGTGGAGATACTTCATCACCCATTAGGATATTGAATGTATCTTCTGCTTCTACAAAATCTTGTAACTTTACTTGTAACATAACACGTTCTTTTGGATCCATAGTTGTATCCCAAAGTTGTTCTGGATTCATCTCTCCAAGTCCTTTGTACCTTTGGATCACAACTTTGTCATTGGGCCTTGATTTAAGAATTTCTTCCTTTTCCCTGTCAGAGTAAACATAGACAGCTTCTCTTCCAAACTTCAAAAGATACAATGGAGGTTGTGCCACAAACAAAGATCCTTGTTCAATGATTGGTTTCATATAACGGAAGAAAAAAGTTAAAAGAAGTGTTCGGATATGAGATCCATCCACGTCCGCATCTGTCATAATGATGATTTTTTTATAACGAAGTTTTTCTACATTGAATTCATCATCACCAATTCCTGTTCCCATAACTGTGATTAATGTGCGAATTTCTTCGTTCGATAAAATTTTATCCAATCGTGCTTTTTCAACGTTTAGAATTTTACCTTTGAGTGGAAGGATGGCTTGGGTATTTCGATCTCGACCTTGTTTTGCTGATCCACCCGCCGAGTCTCCCTCGACAAGATACAATTCACAATGTTCTGGATCTTTTTCAGAACAGTCGGCTAGTTTTCCAGGAAGGCCACCACCTTCTAAAACAGTTTTACGTCTTGTTAAATCACGAGCACGTCTTGCA
Protein-coding regions in this window:
- the gyrA gene encoding DNA gyrase subunit A, which translates into the protein MTEQNGQENESNKTLALNLSGRPDVAGALKAGVRVIPVEIEDQMKEAYLDYAMSVIVGRALPDVRDGLKPVHRRILHAMNERAWRSDRPYVKSAKIVGEVIGNYHPHGDSAVYETMVRMAQTFSMRETLIDGQGNFGSVDGDNAAAYRYTEAKLTKLAEELLKDIEKNTVSFSPNFDDTRQQPDVLPANFPNILVNGSTGIAVGMATNIPPHNLKESVNAVIALIQNPDITLPELMKILPGPDFPTGGTIIGGEGLYQAYATGKGSIRIRSKVDIIENNKGREIIVINEIPYQVNKKNLLEKIGELVNEKIIEGISEILDLSDRKGIRVEIHVKKDANAQVILNQLFKLTQLQVSYGITMLAILNNRPKIFSLKEILKSYADHRNEVVVKRTEFDLDKAQKRAHILEGLRIALDNIDEVIRIIRASKDVKEAQSSLMATFSLSEIQADAILEMRLQRLTSLEVQKIIEELEQVRLLIADLEDILAKPERVKSIICDELGKVSQSFGNNRSTEISLESLESSTFNAEDLIADEEVVVQLSEDMFIKRLPMDTFRRQKRGGKGVQGISTKREDFVKKLSSAMTHDNLMLFSNKGRAFLMKVYELPIGSKEARGKSLKAVINLNDDEIITSLFTFRNFDESYLLMVTRDGFVKKIQLDEFTNTKKSGIIAIGLREGDELIDVIANPNNYDVFIGSKNGLAIRMNLNELRSQGRTASGVTAMKLEDDDAIAGITKVEPGTNLFCVSENGFGKRTDFEEFSTKGRGGKGMTYLKIGEKNGRAVGISSVREEDELLVITQSGMTIRVEVKTISMVGRSAMGVKVVNTKDEDFVKDFAVVRDSESEPE
- a CDS encoding tRNA dihydrouridine synthase, giving the protein MITIGGVTIKGDVVLSPMAGISDSPYRQITRRYGSAFAYTEFVSTEQLLMGNTKSLDMFRYLETERPIFFQIFGSDLETVINASEIAASKKPDVIDLNMGCSVAKVSHHGSGAGLLRNVRLAGAMIEGIRKKTNLPVTAKIRLGWDSNSLNYLETVKVLEGSGVSAISVHGRTKAMAYTGVADWNAIGEIKSKAKVPIFGNGDVASFSEALNKKKKYGVDLVLIGRKAIGNPWIFSEKPKEKVSWLEIKEVILEHLNLMLNFYPSEDDYGLILFRKHFIRYIENTGFPEKTKRELLTITNVNQFINRLESVEMDSKFLETSEIKNENINCETFVSLV